From a region of the Thiorhodovibrio winogradskyi genome:
- the tssJ gene encoding type VI secretion system lipoprotein TssJ, with translation MKTGQCLSSVIRSCAARAAYGSATFKGVSKGFPLLVIALASLLLGGLSSCASKPPQKKPWEVPQDAKSPDQIKWTYHPKGLTLDITADKNLNPYSGFSHTTLLCIYQLSAPTAFQELSGNIGGLVKLLQCERFDPTAVKTDRLFITPGQKTTQVFDRAEGASHVGLVAGFQQLQPGAATVQADFPVTRRRKHLWSMRHVYNPGTLTLTVMLGPDSIQNLGLD, from the coding sequence ATGAAAACCGGGCAATGCCTTTCTTCGGTCATTCGTTCTTGCGCAGCTCGGGCGGCTTATGGCAGTGCAACCTTCAAGGGGGTCAGCAAAGGGTTTCCATTACTGGTGATAGCCCTGGCGAGCTTGCTCCTTGGTGGTCTTTCGTCCTGCGCGAGCAAGCCGCCGCAGAAAAAGCCCTGGGAGGTGCCGCAAGATGCCAAATCACCGGATCAGATCAAATGGACCTATCACCCCAAGGGGCTCACGCTCGACATCACCGCCGATAAGAACCTGAATCCTTATTCCGGCTTTTCGCATACCACCTTGCTGTGCATTTATCAGTTGTCCGCGCCGACGGCTTTTCAGGAATTGAGCGGCAATATCGGCGGACTGGTCAAGCTGCTGCAATGCGAGCGTTTCGATCCCACCGCGGTAAAAACCGATCGGCTGTTCATCACCCCAGGGCAAAAGACCACCCAAGTGTTCGATCGCGCCGAGGGTGCGAGCCACGTCGGATTGGTGGCCGGTTTCCAACAGCTTCAGCCCGGGGCCGCGACCGTGCAGGCGGATTTTCCCGTGACCCGCAGGCGCAAACACCTTTGGTCGATGCGACATGTCTATAACCCCGGAACCCTGACACTGACGGTGATGCTTGGTCCGGATTCCATCCAAAACCTGGGGCTCGACTAA
- the tssF gene encoding type VI secretion system baseplate subunit TssF, producing the protein MHPGLAPLLAGQSTDPDVERILEGSAFLSGLIQQKLDSNFPELLHGLLEFIFPHYLRPLPAATLIEFKPKQGLRELIRVPRGITVNSVESEGVRCTFTTCQDVDIAPISISSLEFKSTGKTTGLLRIDLSVPGAELKQLHLTKIRFFLAGEYHIAAERHWVVMTRTRKLTLVGANGLRLSLAPSAIKQVGFHASQALFPYPTRSFPGYRILQELFCLPEKFLFFDVTGLDVLRTQDFGGSFSLEFEFGDLPADMPSMRAEHFKLFVTPAVNLFQHDADPILLDHTRADYLVRPSSGQSGGYQVHTINQVMGFVHGSVNPREYLPFALFNPQAKAMAVYSLHHRQSPLSGKAELFISVAHPTAKNETTTETLSLDLLCTNGAVPDTLRAGDIRIPTESSPVLADFANITAPTAQVLPPLGKDVLWRVLSHLFLNYHSIANADNLRALLKVYIFQETRNRAAVLANTKRIESIKSVELKAADRFFHGALLRGQEIVVEVDPQGFVGRGDLYLFGSVLDVFFANYAALNCFTRLSLQDPSHKERFTWPTRLGDRTLL; encoded by the coding sequence TTGCATCCGGGGTTGGCTCCGCTCCTCGCTGGCCAGTCGACCGACCCCGATGTCGAACGCATTCTTGAAGGGTCCGCCTTTCTGTCCGGGCTCATTCAGCAGAAACTCGATAGTAACTTCCCCGAATTGCTGCATGGGTTGCTGGAATTTATTTTCCCACATTATTTACGCCCGCTTCCGGCGGCGACTCTCATTGAATTCAAACCCAAGCAGGGGTTGCGGGAGCTAATTCGGGTTCCGCGGGGGATCACCGTCAACTCGGTCGAATCCGAGGGCGTGCGTTGTACCTTCACAACCTGCCAGGATGTCGATATTGCGCCGATTTCGATCAGTAGCCTAGAGTTCAAGAGCACGGGAAAAACCACTGGACTGCTGCGAATCGATCTCTCTGTTCCTGGTGCCGAGCTGAAACAGCTTCATCTCACGAAAATTCGGTTTTTTCTGGCTGGTGAGTATCACATCGCGGCGGAGCGCCATTGGGTTGTTATGACTCGGACCCGAAAATTGACCCTTGTCGGGGCCAATGGTCTGCGCCTCTCCCTGGCGCCGAGTGCAATAAAGCAAGTCGGGTTTCACGCATCACAGGCGCTCTTTCCGTATCCTACACGTTCTTTTCCCGGCTATCGAATCCTGCAGGAGCTTTTTTGTCTACCGGAGAAATTCTTATTTTTTGATGTGACTGGGCTCGATGTGCTGCGGACCCAGGACTTTGGCGGCAGCTTTAGCCTGGAATTCGAGTTCGGTGATCTGCCAGCGGACATGCCCAGCATGCGCGCGGAGCACTTCAAGCTTTTCGTGACGCCGGCGGTGAATCTCTTCCAGCACGATGCCGATCCGATTCTGCTTGATCATACCCGTGCGGATTATCTAGTGCGCCCGAGCTCTGGGCAATCCGGAGGCTACCAGGTTCATACGATCAATCAGGTGATGGGTTTTGTGCATGGCTCGGTGAATCCGCGTGAGTATCTTCCGTTCGCGCTTTTTAACCCGCAAGCCAAGGCGATGGCAGTGTATTCGCTGCATCATCGCCAATCCCCGCTGAGTGGCAAGGCGGAACTCTTTATTTCGGTGGCGCATCCAACGGCCAAGAATGAAACGACGACAGAAACCTTGTCGCTTGATTTATTGTGTACGAATGGCGCTGTCCCTGATACCCTGCGGGCCGGCGATATTCGGATCCCGACCGAAAGCTCTCCGGTACTGGCGGACTTTGCCAACATCACGGCACCAACCGCGCAAGTCTTACCTCCGCTTGGCAAGGATGTGTTGTGGCGGGTGCTGTCGCATCTGTTCCTCAATTATCATTCCATTGCCAATGCCGACAATTTAAGAGCGCTGCTTAAGGTTTATATTTTTCAAGAAACCCGCAATCGGGCGGCGGTGCTTGCCAATACCAAACGCATTGAATCCATTAAATCGGTTGAGCTCAAGGCGGCGGATCGATTTTTTCACGGCGCCTTATTGCGCGGACAGGAGATTGTTGTTGAGGTCGACCCACAGGGTTTTGTTGGGCGCGGGGATCTCTACCTGTTTGGCTCGGTGCTGGATGTCTTTTTCGCCAACTATGCCGCACTCAATTGCTTCACGCGTTTGAGTCTTCAAGACCCATCTCATAAGGAGCGCTTCACGTGGCCGACACGCCTGGGCGATCGAACGCTACTCTAA
- a CDS encoding DotU family type IV/VI secretion system protein, whose protein sequence is MSLTDDFMPALALAAVVAKDPELAATPHDGLREDVETLLRQALDAARQRDPSDIQDALFAACAFIDEVLLASSWSGRGQWLRQTLQQVHFNTTNAGDEFYQRLTELRARLPGQEFDGLDELVDTRDPQILAAASEGENPALRDTLELYLTCLALGFKGRYFRGDDQSVIRAHVRELLFRLGKPEGEAPDILFPELQQASGHVRKPGGWFNARAVFLFFLLTAVAGVLLYAGLFANMTLFVGALS, encoded by the coding sequence GTGTCTCTGACCGACGACTTCATGCCCGCTCTGGCCTTGGCCGCGGTGGTGGCGAAAGATCCGGAACTTGCCGCCACCCCCCATGATGGGTTGCGCGAGGATGTCGAGACACTCTTGCGTCAGGCGCTTGATGCCGCCCGCCAGCGGGATCCGAGCGACATCCAGGACGCTCTGTTTGCTGCCTGCGCCTTCATCGACGAGGTGTTGCTGGCGTCGTCCTGGTCGGGCCGGGGGCAATGGTTGCGTCAAACCCTGCAGCAGGTGCATTTCAACACCACCAACGCCGGTGACGAGTTCTACCAGCGCCTCACCGAGTTGCGCGCGCGCCTGCCCGGCCAGGAATTCGATGGTCTCGATGAACTGGTCGATACGCGCGATCCCCAGATCCTCGCCGCCGCCAGCGAGGGCGAGAATCCGGCGCTCCGGGACACGCTTGAGCTGTATCTGACCTGTCTGGCACTCGGGTTCAAGGGACGTTATTTTCGTGGTGACGACCAATCGGTGATTCGCGCCCATGTGCGCGAGCTGCTCTTTCGGCTCGGCAAGCCAGAAGGCGAGGCGCCTGATATTCTGTTCCCCGAGCTTCAGCAGGCCTCGGGCCATGTTCGCAAACCTGGTGGCTGGTTCAACGCGCGCGCGGTCTTTTTGTTTTTCTTGCTCACTGCTGTGGCTGGGGTGCTGCTCTACGCGGGGCTGTTCGCCAATATGACCCTCTTTGTTGGCGCGCTTTCATAA
- the tssK gene encoding type VI secretion system baseplate subunit TssK gives MLRGPIYWHQGLFLQPQHFQLLNQQLPEMLVPLLARLRPYFWGLAAGGLDPSALAARRLDLLETSLLLPNSAVLLSCPGNAVCAPRIIAPETVPAEGSCLVYLGLRCPSAGEPNLTLAPSITEMANAPTRLAAPVEPEDVADLYGDGPPAQVRSLSYVLNFVFEHELEHAGNLELMPVARLVQEDGDIKLDSGYVPPCLCLSVSSVLGALVRDLLDRILGKSAQLEGYKNLSSREFISADFTLLLMALRSLSRNAARLEQMLESPCQSPWEAFGLLRELAAELSVFSVDTDATGSHWQDKRVIPSYAHEDIGHCFASVHAVIVSLLENITAAPRYVLRFIFAESYWTLRLPAELAAGTPADYGGFWLVLHSDAVTPEVLRQQVFQSLKVAPGTTMSSLLVRALPGIALIPSDGPPAGLPRRGGTCYFQLTLDDTQWEEVIKSNTLALHWSDAPADLDAQLAILSR, from the coding sequence ATGTTGCGTGGGCCAATTTACTGGCATCAGGGGTTGTTTCTACAGCCCCAGCATTTCCAATTGTTAAATCAGCAGCTCCCGGAGATGCTGGTGCCACTGCTTGCGCGGCTAAGACCCTATTTCTGGGGGCTGGCGGCTGGCGGCCTGGATCCCTCGGCCCTTGCGGCGCGTCGGCTTGATCTGCTTGAGACCAGCCTGTTGCTGCCCAACTCGGCCGTGCTTCTCAGCTGCCCGGGCAACGCGGTCTGCGCGCCCCGTATCATCGCGCCAGAAACGGTTCCAGCGGAAGGGTCCTGCCTGGTCTATCTCGGCCTTCGTTGCCCGAGCGCGGGTGAGCCCAACCTGACCCTGGCTCCGAGCATCACTGAGATGGCCAATGCGCCAACCCGGCTTGCCGCCCCAGTGGAGCCCGAGGATGTGGCGGACCTCTATGGGGATGGGCCGCCCGCGCAGGTGCGCTCTCTCTCCTATGTATTGAATTTTGTGTTCGAGCACGAACTCGAGCATGCCGGTAACCTGGAACTCATGCCAGTGGCGCGCTTGGTCCAGGAGGATGGCGACATCAAGCTCGACAGCGGTTATGTTCCCCCCTGTTTGTGCCTGTCGGTGTCGAGCGTGCTCGGTGCCCTGGTACGTGATCTGCTTGATCGCATCCTAGGGAAATCGGCGCAGCTGGAGGGGTACAAGAATCTCTCCAGCCGGGAGTTCATTTCCGCTGACTTCACGCTGCTGTTGATGGCCTTGCGCTCCTTGTCGCGCAATGCCGCGCGTCTGGAGCAAATGCTTGAATCCCCCTGTCAGTCGCCCTGGGAGGCCTTCGGGCTGCTGCGGGAATTGGCGGCCGAGCTGTCGGTGTTCTCGGTGGACACGGATGCCACTGGCAGCCATTGGCAGGATAAACGTGTGATTCCATCCTATGCCCATGAGGACATCGGGCATTGCTTCGCCAGTGTGCATGCGGTCATTGTTTCCCTGCTCGAGAATATCACCGCCGCGCCGCGTTATGTGCTGCGCTTTATCTTCGCGGAATCTTATTGGACCCTCAGGTTGCCGGCGGAACTCGCGGCCGGGACTCCGGCGGATTATGGTGGATTCTGGTTGGTGCTGCATTCCGACGCGGTCACGCCCGAGGTGCTGCGCCAGCAGGTCTTTCAGTCGTTGAAGGTCGCACCTGGCACGACCATGAGTTCGCTGCTGGTGAGGGCCTTGCCCGGGATAGCGCTCATCCCCTCCGATGGGCCTCCAGCGGGTCTTCCGCGGCGGGGCGGTACCTGCTATTTCCAACTGACCCTGGATGACACCCAATGGGAGGAGGTCATCAAATCCAATACCCTGGCGCTGCATTGGTCGGATGCCCCGGCTGATCTTGACGCCCAACTGGCGATTTTGTCGAGGTAA
- the tssG gene encoding type VI secretion system baseplate subunit TssG: MENPRAFSFVQGVKVLRQAHGSPGMPGLVGFLHNQLRVRPELSLGFPATDMTAIREIVKPDPKDAQQEGAQQADQEYKTDREVERRFEITATFLGLYGPSSPLPTFYTEELLDEQRQDQSAARDFLDIVNHGFFVLYCLADLHYNLVRRVCTENDDEIVKLFYRLAGLGHEEMLGRPLRDPGALMRAIGLLTQFPRSAAGLEHLLADRIGVPVEVVQCEPRKARIPTDQRCALGTETGFLGASSYLGSEALDVNSKIRLRIGDMGATAFRRYRFGTSDYQELLAVICFFCTQPVEFDLEFILAADEAEPACLGAGDWSTLGCATWMAPPAGSRVAACYKDCRQHLSYSSS, from the coding sequence TTGGAGAACCCGCGCGCCTTTTCTTTCGTGCAAGGGGTGAAGGTGCTACGCCAGGCTCACGGGTCACCGGGGATGCCGGGCCTGGTGGGTTTTCTGCACAATCAGCTCCGAGTTCGCCCGGAGTTGTCGCTGGGTTTTCCCGCGACCGATATGACCGCAATTCGGGAAATTGTCAAACCCGACCCAAAAGATGCGCAGCAGGAAGGCGCCCAACAAGCAGACCAGGAGTATAAAACAGACAGGGAAGTGGAACGGCGTTTTGAGATCACCGCGACCTTTCTTGGGTTGTATGGCCCCTCCTCACCGCTGCCAACCTTTTATACCGAGGAATTGCTTGACGAGCAGCGGCAAGACCAAAGTGCGGCGCGGGATTTTCTCGATATCGTCAATCATGGTTTTTTCGTGCTGTATTGTCTGGCCGATCTCCATTACAACCTGGTGCGTCGGGTCTGTACCGAAAACGACGATGAAATTGTCAAACTCTTTTATCGACTAGCCGGTCTTGGGCATGAGGAAATGCTGGGGCGTCCGCTGCGCGACCCTGGCGCGTTAATGCGTGCGATCGGGCTGCTGACCCAGTTTCCGCGCTCGGCGGCCGGGCTGGAGCATCTGCTTGCCGATCGCATCGGCGTACCGGTCGAGGTGGTGCAATGCGAGCCGCGCAAGGCGCGGATTCCAACCGACCAACGCTGCGCGCTGGGAACCGAGACGGGGTTTCTGGGCGCTTCGAGCTATCTCGGAAGCGAGGCGCTTGATGTGAACAGCAAAATCCGACTTCGCATTGGCGACATGGGTGCCACCGCTTTTCGCCGCTATCGCTTCGGGACTTCGGACTATCAGGAACTCTTGGCGGTGATTTGTTTTTTTTGTACGCAACCGGTCGAATTCGATCTGGAATTTATTCTTGCCGCCGATGAAGCGGAACCAGCATGCCTGGGCGCTGGGGACTGGTCGACTTTGGGTTGTGCCACTTGGATGGCGCCACCGGCAGGATCTCGCGTCGCTGCCTGTTACAAAGATTGCCGCCAGCACCTGTCTTACTCTTCTTCCTGA
- a CDS encoding Hcp family type VI secretion system effector — protein sequence MALTAYMAVNGKSQGDIKGDCTQSGDKKDKILIYAVDHQVEIPKDTHTGLPTGQRIHQPLTVTKHKDQSSPKLFKSCCTGEQCTVTIDFYRIKDDGTEEKYYTIKAEEAIIVNMREYTPVTFLPDNKPYHDMEDISFTYSKITWTYNDGNIEYTDSWKGS from the coding sequence ATGGCACTAACAGCATACATGGCGGTCAATGGGAAAAGTCAGGGCGACATCAAGGGTGACTGCACCCAAAGCGGCGATAAGAAAGATAAAATTCTGATCTACGCCGTCGACCACCAAGTCGAGATCCCAAAAGATACCCATACCGGACTGCCGACTGGACAACGCATTCATCAGCCGCTCACGGTCACGAAACATAAGGATCAGTCATCGCCAAAATTGTTCAAATCCTGTTGTACCGGAGAACAATGCACGGTCACCATTGATTTCTATCGCATCAAAGACGATGGGACCGAGGAAAAATACTACACAATCAAGGCGGAGGAGGCGATTATCGTCAACATGCGCGAGTATACGCCGGTCACCTTTTTGCCAGATAACAAGCCCTATCATGACATGGAGGATATCTCCTTCACCTACTCAAAGATTACCTGGACCTATAACGATGGCAATATTGAATACACCGATAGCTGGAAGGGGTCCTGA
- the tssH gene encoding type VI secretion system ATPase TssH has translation MTSALTTAAGLAVNRTHYEVSVEHLFLACLQAPDTDLPVALARFGVDAGRLQAALNTCLEDFRAGNASRPVFSPFLGELLESAWLVASVDLGVPRIRSGAVLLAFLRKPAVYAQGGYVDLLQAINRDSLQQEFWTWSKSSKESDGDAGGHAAGAPAAATGGESFIAKFCEDFTAKARQGKIDAVFGRDQEIRQIVDILGRRRKNNPILVGEPGVGKTAVIEGLALRILQGDVPDALRDVSLLALDMGLLEAGAGMKGEFERRLKGVLDEVKSSEKPMILFIDEAHTLVGAGNTAGGSDAANLLKPSLARGEIKTCAATTWVEYKKYFEKDPALARRFQLVSLNEPNVTTATLILRGLRESYEQAHGVIVRDDALASAAELADRFIQGRFLPDKAIDLLDTACARVKVNLSSKPAALEDLERSMQAMDRERRALVRDAADGETLESGRVEALEQRIAEAGEQADRLRTAWHKELDAAKVLIAARDALNAASESATTETASDADSSDLASLRETFEQAKAGLLAARSGEGLIETEVTPDMVARVVSDWTGIPVGKMARQQAALVATLGERLRERIKGQDVAVDLITAAIKASRAGLRSLDQPQGVFLLAGPSGVGKTETGLALADLLFGDEKNAVTINMSEFQEKHTVSRLIGSPPGYVGYGEGGMLTEAIRQRPYSVVLLDEAEKAHLDVLNLFYQVFDKGMLTDGEGKNISFRNTIIILTSNLAADVIQEMTKDGTEFDQETLMNTIRPILSEHFKPALLARMTIIPYRALSNDAIKRVTRLKLDVLASHLACNTKMVLSYSEQVIEQIASRCTEVETGARNIEYVIAGTIMPQLSQAVLAQMTGSSPPSSVSLDVGGDGGFITTFA, from the coding sequence ATGACTTCGGCGCTGACCACCGCGGCTGGGCTCGCGGTTAATCGAACCCATTACGAGGTCTCTGTCGAGCATCTGTTTCTTGCCTGCTTGCAGGCGCCCGACACGGATCTGCCAGTCGCGCTCGCGCGCTTTGGTGTCGATGCCGGACGACTTCAGGCGGCCTTGAATACCTGCCTGGAGGACTTTCGCGCGGGCAATGCGTCGCGCCCGGTGTTCTCTCCTTTTCTGGGAGAGTTGCTGGAGTCAGCCTGGCTGGTTGCTTCGGTCGATCTGGGTGTGCCGCGGATTCGCTCCGGCGCCGTTTTGCTTGCGTTTCTGCGCAAACCGGCTGTCTATGCGCAGGGCGGCTATGTCGATCTGCTCCAGGCGATCAATCGTGACAGCCTGCAGCAGGAGTTCTGGACTTGGTCCAAGTCCTCGAAAGAAAGCGATGGGGATGCCGGCGGGCATGCGGCTGGCGCGCCAGCCGCCGCGACTGGCGGCGAGAGTTTCATCGCGAAATTTTGCGAGGATTTCACGGCCAAGGCACGACAAGGCAAGATCGACGCGGTTTTTGGTCGCGACCAGGAAATCCGCCAGATTGTGGATATTCTCGGTCGGCGGCGCAAGAACAATCCCATCCTGGTCGGTGAGCCAGGTGTTGGCAAGACAGCGGTGATCGAAGGGCTGGCCTTGCGCATCCTGCAGGGCGATGTGCCTGATGCCTTGCGGGATGTCAGCTTGCTGGCCCTCGACATGGGACTGCTGGAAGCCGGCGCAGGAATGAAGGGCGAGTTCGAGCGTCGTCTTAAAGGTGTTCTTGATGAGGTCAAGTCGAGCGAGAAGCCGATGATTCTGTTCATCGACGAGGCGCATACATTGGTCGGAGCCGGGAATACCGCGGGAGGCTCGGACGCGGCAAATCTACTCAAGCCCTCGCTGGCGCGCGGCGAGATTAAGACCTGTGCGGCGACCACCTGGGTCGAGTACAAGAAATACTTCGAGAAGGATCCCGCGCTGGCGCGCCGTTTTCAGCTCGTCAGCCTGAACGAACCCAATGTCACGACCGCCACCTTGATTCTGCGCGGTCTGCGCGAGTCATACGAACAGGCGCATGGGGTCATTGTCCGCGACGACGCCCTGGCCAGCGCCGCCGAGTTGGCCGATCGTTTCATTCAAGGGCGCTTTCTGCCCGACAAGGCGATTGATCTCCTCGATACTGCCTGCGCGCGGGTCAAGGTCAACCTGTCATCCAAACCTGCCGCGCTCGAGGATTTGGAAAGGTCCATGCAAGCCATGGACCGAGAACGCCGTGCGCTGGTGCGTGACGCCGCCGATGGGGAGACCCTCGAGTCCGGTCGGGTTGAGGCACTCGAGCAACGGATCGCCGAAGCTGGCGAACAAGCTGATCGCCTGAGAACCGCCTGGCACAAGGAGTTGGACGCGGCCAAGGTGCTGATTGCCGCGCGTGACGCGCTGAACGCGGCTAGCGAGTCGGCGACAACGGAGACCGCCTCCGATGCCGACTCTTCGGACTTGGCGAGCTTGCGCGAGACCTTCGAGCAAGCGAAAGCCGGATTACTGGCGGCGCGCAGCGGAGAGGGGCTGATCGAAACCGAGGTCACGCCCGACATGGTCGCGCGTGTCGTCAGTGACTGGACAGGGATTCCCGTTGGCAAGATGGCTCGGCAACAAGCGGCCTTGGTGGCCACGCTCGGCGAGCGACTGCGTGAGCGTATTAAAGGGCAGGATGTCGCCGTCGATCTGATTACCGCCGCGATCAAGGCCTCGCGCGCTGGACTGCGCTCGCTTGATCAACCCCAGGGGGTTTTTCTGTTGGCGGGTCCGTCCGGCGTGGGCAAGACGGAAACCGGACTGGCGCTGGCGGATTTGTTGTTTGGTGACGAAAAAAACGCTGTCACCATAAACATGAGCGAATTTCAGGAAAAACACACGGTATCGCGCCTGATCGGCTCACCGCCCGGATATGTCGGCTATGGCGAGGGCGGCATGCTGACCGAGGCCATCCGGCAACGGCCTTATTCTGTCGTGCTACTTGATGAGGCGGAAAAGGCGCACCTTGATGTGCTGAACTTGTTTTACCAGGTGTTCGACAAAGGCATGCTGACCGATGGGGAAGGCAAGAATATCAGCTTCCGCAATACCATTATTATCTTGACCTCGAATCTCGCCGCCGATGTCATTCAGGAGATGACCAAGGATGGAACGGAATTCGATCAGGAGACCCTGATGAATACCATCAGGCCCATTCTGTCTGAGCACTTCAAGCCCGCGCTCCTGGCCCGAATGACCATTATTCCCTATCGTGCGCTCTCCAATGATGCCATCAAGCGTGTGACTAGGCTCAAGCTTGATGTGCTTGCATCCCATTTGGCCTGCAATACCAAGATGGTACTGTCGTATTCGGAGCAGGTGATCGAGCAGATAGCCAGTCGCTGTACCGAAGTGGAAACCGGGGCAAGAAATATCGAATATGTCATCGCCGGTACCATCATGCCGCAATTATCCCAGGCGGTACTTGCGCAAATGACCGGCAGTTCTCCGCCATCATCGGTGTCGCTCGATGTGGGCGGGGATGGCGGATTTATCACCACCTTTGCGTGA
- the tssE gene encoding type VI secretion system baseplate subunit TssE — MEHQPDWRGATDPKNATASILSHLAKILNCRQGSVPIAPDFGIPDFTGVLGTFDEGAWPEVEDAIGKVIAKYEPRLVNVAVRHEIKADSPFEVAFQLAATIRLDGRESPILFEAVLNSDGRIEVME, encoded by the coding sequence ATTGAACATCAACCAGATTGGCGCGGTGCGACAGATCCAAAAAACGCCACTGCCTCGATACTTAGCCATTTGGCAAAGATACTGAACTGCCGGCAAGGTAGTGTACCTATCGCACCCGACTTCGGGATTCCGGATTTTACTGGTGTTCTTGGTACTTTCGATGAAGGTGCCTGGCCAGAGGTAGAGGATGCCATCGGCAAGGTCATCGCCAAGTATGAACCTCGACTCGTCAATGTCGCGGTGCGCCACGAGATCAAGGCAGACAGTCCATTCGAGGTCGCCTTTCAGTTAGCGGCCACCATTCGCTTGGATGGACGGGAAAGTCCGATTCTGTTCGAGGCGGTTTTGAATTCCGACGGTCGCATTGAAGTCATGGAGTAG